One window of Candidatus Acidulodesulfobacterium ferriphilum genomic DNA carries:
- a CDS encoding radical SAM protein, which yields MNYNFDGHKLFYNFKTTCDILLDKIVNPVYIEYSPVGNCNHRCIFCAYDYIGYKHRQLNRETTVASIRDFAKIGVKAMLFAGEGEPLLHPDISAFITTAFGSGVDTGIYTNGVLFDQKRIKEIFDKLTFVRISFNAGSREVYRKVHKKDDFDKVIKNIKFAVDFKRKKNVKADIGLQFVVIPENLDSLLKLSELGRELGIDYLAVKPFVQHNSQRGYEFRHNYSLSDIELVLNEAESFSTESYKVIARKESFRKYHERTYDHCLALPLFGVVLSDGNVYACGPYLGDERFHYGNIDEKSIIQIYRGKKRNDIIKFAKTDLNCRKNCMPNCRLDAINRSLWELKHPTVKHINFI from the coding sequence ATGAATTATAATTTCGATGGTCATAAGCTTTTTTATAATTTTAAAACAACTTGCGATATTTTATTAGATAAAATCGTAAATCCTGTTTACATAGAGTATTCTCCTGTAGGTAACTGCAACCATAGATGCATTTTCTGTGCTTATGATTACATAGGCTATAAGCATAGACAACTAAATAGAGAAACGACCGTAGCATCTATAAGGGATTTTGCAAAGATAGGTGTTAAGGCAATGCTTTTTGCCGGAGAAGGAGAACCATTGCTTCATCCGGATATTTCGGCTTTTATAACAACTGCCTTTGGGTCTGGTGTTGACACCGGAATTTATACTAATGGGGTGCTTTTTGACCAGAAAAGAATTAAAGAAATTTTTGATAAGCTTACATTTGTGAGAATATCATTTAATGCCGGTTCGAGGGAAGTGTATAGAAAAGTGCATAAAAAAGACGATTTTGACAAAGTAATAAAAAATATTAAATTTGCGGTTGATTTTAAGCGTAAAAAGAACGTAAAGGCTGATATAGGGCTTCAATTTGTGGTTATTCCGGAAAATTTAGATTCTTTATTGAAACTTTCCGAACTTGGCAGAGAACTTGGAATTGATTACCTCGCTGTAAAGCCGTTTGTCCAACACAACAGTCAAAGAGGTTACGAATTCAGGCACAACTATTCTCTGTCTGATATAGAATTAGTTCTTAACGAAGCAGAAAGTTTTTCAACGGAATCTTATAAGGTTATAGCTAGAAAAGAATCTTTTAGGAAATATCATGAAAGGACATACGATCACTGTCTTGCCCTTCCGTTATTTGGGGTTGTTTTAAGCGACGGCAATGTTTATGCCTGCGGTCCGTATCTTGGAGACGAAAGATTTCATTACGGCAATATTGATGAAAAAAGCATAATACAAATATATCGGGGCAAGAAAAGAAATGATATAATTAAGTTTGCAAAAACAGATTTGAATTGCAGGAAGAATTGTATGCCTAACTGTCGTTTGGATGCCATTAATCGTTCGCTCTGGGAATTGAAGCATCCTACTGTAAAACATATTAACTTTATTTAA